The Buchnera aphidicola (Nipponaphis monzeni) genome includes the window TTATTAATATTATTTAAAAAAAAAAATTAAACAGTTATAGATACTTGATATTTAAAATATTTTATTACATTATCAAAATAACGTTTATTATTTTGTTGGAAGTATAAATATGTTTAGATATACTATTTTTATCATTGCTAATTTAACAGTGATGTTTATACTTAGTATTATATTAAATAATATTAACATAAATTATAATAATAATTTATGTTTAATTGTTACCACTGGATTATTTGGATTTTTTGGGTCACTAATATCTTTATTATGTTCTAAATGGATAGCTTTAAAATCTGTAAAAGGAATAATTATTAGACAACCAAGTAATTTTAATGAATCTTGGTTAATGAATGCTGTTTCAAAACAATCTAAAAATGTAGGTATCAAAACTCCAGAAATAGCAATTTATGATGCCATACACATGAATGCCTTTGCTACAGGTTATAGTTGTAATTCTTCACTTATTGCTTTTTCAAGTGGTCTTTTAGAAAAAATGACTAAAAATGAAATCCAAGCAGTCATTGCACATGAAATTAGTCATATTAAAAATGGCGATATGGTGACTATAGTTTTATTACAAGGATTAATTAACACATTTGTAATTTTATTATCTAAAATAATAGCAAAAATTATTGTAAGTATTTTTTATAGAAATAAAGATCATTTTAAACACGATAGTATTGATGTAATAATTTATTTTGTTGCATCTATATTTCTAGAATTAACATTTAGTATTTTAGCGAGTATTATTACGATGTGGTTCTCTCGTTATAGGGAATTTTATGCAGATGCATATTCTGCTAGAACAGTTGGTAAAAATAATATGATATCTGCATTAAAAAAATTAAAAATGAGTTATAGTACACAAGAACCTAGCAATATCGTTACTTTTTGTATTCATTATAAATCTAACTCTTTTTTAAACTTATTTTTGTCACATCCTCCTATAGATAAAAGAATTAAAGCTTTACGTAAAAATTACTATATATGATAAATATCATTTTTAACAAAAATTTATTTATTATTTGCAATATTGACGATGGTAATGATGACACTTATAAAGTTTGATATATATAAAAAACATTTTTTTTATTAAAAATAATTAGATAACAAAAAATTTATATTAAAGAAATTTTTTGATGATATATGATATTATTTACAATAATTAGTATTATAGATTTTTATCTTATATTTAATGTTTTTTTTAAAAAAAATTAATTTTTTTATAATAAATACAAATGTATTTGCAATTATATATAGTCAATAATAATTTTAAAAATTTTTTTACATAATATTATATTTTTTACAGTTTACGATAAAATGTTACTATATGTTATTGATAAGTTGTTTAAAAAATTATGATTACAACATATTAAATATATGCTATTATTAAAATAACTTTTAATAAATTTTATATATGTTTAATTTAGTTCAATATTTAAATATTACAAAAAAATTAACATATTTTAGTAATAATAAAAGATTTTTTAACTAATTTAAATTATATTTTATACTGTATCAGTCCCTTTTTTTACGGAGTTTCTAGTGGAATTTTTTTTAAACCCGTCAAATTGGGCAGGTTTATTAACGTTAATAATGTTAGAAGTAATATTAGGAATAGATAATTTAGTATTTGTTGCTATATTATCGGAAAAATTACCTTCTTTTCAACAAGATAACGCTAGGTTAATTGGATTGAGTTTAGCTCTTTTTATGAGATTAGGGTTGTTATCGTTAATATCTTGGATAGCTACTTTAACCAATCCAATTATAAATAATAATTATTTCCATTTATCAGGACATAATTTGATATTGTTACTTGGAGGAATTTTTTTATTGTTTAAAGCTACTACAGAATTGCATGAAAGATTAGAAAATAAAGATAATTTAAATATAAGTAATAAAAATTATGCGAGTTTTTGGGTAGTTATTACTCAAATTGTCATATTAGATACTGTATTTTCTTTAGATTCAATTGTAACTGCTGTAGGTATAGTGAATAAATTATCAATTATGATGATAGCTGTAATTATTGCTATGGTATTAATGTTATTAGCTTCTAAAATACTAACTAATTTTATTCGATCACATCCTACAGTTGTTGTATTGTGTTTAAGTTTTTTATTGCTGATAGGTTTCAGTCTAGTAATGGAATCAATAGGATTTTTAATTCCTAAAGAATACTTATATGTAGCTATTAGTTTTTCTATATTAATTGAATTGTTTAATCAAACAGCTTGCAGAAATTTTATGCAATATCAGTCTAAATTACCTATGAGACAAAGAACAGCAGAAGCAATTTTTAGACTTGTTACTAGGGAAAAAAATACTTTTTTAAAAAACAATATATTAAGTAAAAAAAATAATTTAATTACATTGCCAACATTAGAAAATGAAGTATTTAAAGATGAAGAAAAATATATGATTAACGGTGTTTTAACATTATCTGGTCGATCTATTCGTAGTATAATGACTCCAAGAGGAAAAATTTCATGGGTTGATATTGAACAAAAAAAAGAAGATATTAGAAAACAGCTTTTAACAAGTCCTCATAGTTTATTTCCTGTATGTAAGGGAGAAATAGATGAAATTATAGGAATTGTAAGGGCTAAAGAATTATTGGTAGCACTTGAAAAAAATATTGACGTTATAACTTTTGCTTCTAAAATTTCTCCTATTATTATTCCAGAAACTTTAAATTCTATTAATTTAATTAGTATATTAAGAAAATCTAAGGGTAATTTTGTTATAGTTACTAATGAATTCGGAGCAGTACAAGGATTAATTACTCCTTTAGATGTACTGGAAGCTATTGTAGGGGAATTTCCAGATGCTGATGAAACTCCAGATGTAATATCTGAAAATGGAAGTTGGTTAGTGAAAGGAAGTACTGATTTGCATTCTTTATCACAATTATTTAATACTACTAATCTTATAAAAAATAAAGACAGTTATGCATCTTTAGCTGGTTTATTAATTGCTCAGAAAGGACAATTACCTCATCCTGGAGAAAAGATTATTATTGATTCTTTAACTTTTTATATTATTGAAGCAAGCGAATACCGTATTGATTTAATTAGGATCACAATTAACAAAGCAATAACACACAATAGTAAAAATTAACAAAATACTATTTAGTATCGTTTTAAAAAAAAATAATTAGATTATATAATAGAAAAATATCTTATAAAAATTTAGATATATGACATATAAAATGAATGTATATAAAAAAATATTAGCATTAGATGCTTCTGTTCATAGTTGCTCAGTGGCATTATTAGAAAAATATTGTATTAAATATTATTTTGCTAAATGTAACAAAAATCATACAGAAAAAATTTTGCCTATGTTAAAAAAAATTTTACGTCAAGGTAACAATATAACAAATACAATTGATGCTATTGCATTTTCTAGAGGGCCTGGTTTATTTACAAGTACCAGAATTACTATTAATTGTGCACAAGGTTTATTTTTAGGTTTTCAAGTACCTTTAATTTCTATTTCTTCCTTTAATATAATAGCAGAAAAAATATGGAGAAAAAAAAAAATTAATAATGTTATTATTTTAATTCATTCCTCAAAAAATAAATTTTATTGGGCTATATATAATCGTAATAAACAAGGTATATGGTTTGGAGAAAAAACAGAAGAATCAATTGAAAAAAAATTAATAATTTTTAAAATTAATAAATTAAATGGATATTGGGCTATAACAGGAAATACATTATTAATACAAGAAATTATTAAAAACAAAAAAAATAATTTATTTTTATACCATTATCATTTTAAATACTTTCATGCTCAAGATATGATACCTATTGCTATATCTAAATTGAAAAATAAACAAACAACAAAATTAAAGAATATTATACCTGTTTATTTAGAATAAATATATTTTTAAAATATTGCATTTATGCAAATTATATTTCATTATTTATTTTTTAATAAATTAAATAAATAAAAGCATACGTATTTTAAAATAATAATTAAAAATATCAAATAAACATCTATAATTTTTTTCGTTTATTTATTTAAATGATGAAATGCTAAACATTTACATAATAATATTGTAATACTTTATATTTAGTTGTAAAACAATATTATTTATTACTAACAAAACCCTGCTTGTAAATATTTTTTAAATATTTTTTGTATTTGTTTGTAGAATAATTAAAATGTTAATTTGTTATTTTGTATTACTTTTAATTATACTAATATAATTAA containing:
- the htpX gene encoding protease HtpX, translated to MFRYTIFIIANLTVMFILSIILNNININYNNNLCLIVTTGLFGFFGSLISLLCSKWIALKSVKGIIIRQPSNFNESWLMNAVSKQSKNVGIKTPEIAIYDAIHMNAFATGYSCNSSLIAFSSGLLEKMTKNEIQAVIAHEISHIKNGDMVTIVLLQGLINTFVILLSKIIAKIIVSIFYRNKDHFKHDSIDVIIYFVASIFLELTFSILASIITMWFSRYREFYADAYSARTVGKNNMISALKKLKMSYSTQEPSNIVTFCIHYKSNSFLNLFLSHPPIDKRIKALRKNYYI
- a CDS encoding TerC family protein gives rise to the protein MEFFLNPSNWAGLLTLIMLEVILGIDNLVFVAILSEKLPSFQQDNARLIGLSLALFMRLGLLSLISWIATLTNPIINNNYFHLSGHNLILLLGGIFLLFKATTELHERLENKDNLNISNKNYASFWVVITQIVILDTVFSLDSIVTAVGIVNKLSIMMIAVIIAMVLMLLASKILTNFIRSHPTVVVLCLSFLLLIGFSLVMESIGFLIPKEYLYVAISFSILIELFNQTACRNFMQYQSKLPMRQRTAEAIFRLVTREKNTFLKNNILSKKNNLITLPTLENEVFKDEEKYMINGVLTLSGRSIRSIMTPRGKISWVDIEQKKEDIRKQLLTSPHSLFPVCKGEIDEIIGIVRAKELLVALEKNIDVITFASKISPIIIPETLNSINLISILRKSKGNFVIVTNEFGAVQGLITPLDVLEAIVGEFPDADETPDVISENGSWLVKGSTDLHSLSQLFNTTNLIKNKDSYASLAGLLIAQKGQLPHPGEKIIIDSLTFYIIEASEYRIDLIRITINKAITHNSKN
- the tsaB gene encoding tRNA (adenosine(37)-N6)-threonylcarbamoyltransferase complex dimerization subunit type 1 TsaB; translated protein: MNVYKKILALDASVHSCSVALLEKYCIKYYFAKCNKNHTEKILPMLKKILRQGNNITNTIDAIAFSRGPGLFTSTRITINCAQGLFLGFQVPLISISSFNIIAEKIWRKKKINNVIILIHSSKNKFYWAIYNRNKQGIWFGEKTEESIEKKLIIFKINKLNGYWAITGNTLLIQEIIKNKKNNLFLYHYHFKYFHAQDMIPIAISKLKNKQTTKLKNIIPVYLE